The following DNA comes from Meleagris gallopavo isolate NT-WF06-2002-E0010 breed Aviagen turkey brand Nicholas breeding stock unplaced genomic scaffold, Turkey_5.1 ChrUn_random_7180001956025, whole genome shotgun sequence.
GAGCTGTGTGCAACTTTGCCCTCTATAAAGCCAGATATTGTGGGCGGAGGAGGAACAAGTCTGACTCATGGATAAAACATTAGTCCAGTTGGCTCTCACAGCTGCAGGAGTGGAATAGATGGGTCTTTGTTGCAGACTTTGTTGCTTTGTTGGTCTGCATAGGTGATGCTGATGACAAATCAGTAGGGTGTAGGAGGCTGAGTGCAAGGTTACAAAGCAGCCGTCACTGTGTTCCCATTCCAGCTCTGTCTCCTTGCAAGTCGCTTTTACATTTGCCCATCAGTAAATGGCTGTAATGGGGgtactgcaaaaacaaacagaggtAAAACGCGGGGAGATGGGAGTGCCGTGTATCTGTCTGCCttgtttccagttttctgtcctttctaatTTCAGGATGGCAAAGTAAATGGTGTGACAGATTCAACGAGAATCTTGGGATACACGTTCCTTCACCCAAGTGTTGTGCCACGTCCTCACGTCCAGTCCATTACCTTAACTCCACAAGATGAGTTCTTCATTCTGGGGAGCAAGGGGCTGTGGGACAGCCTCTCCATGGAtgaggcagtggaagcagtCAGAAACGTGCCTGATGCGCTGGCAGCTGCCAAGAAGCTTTGCACTTTGGCCCAAAGTTACGGCTGCAACGACAGTATCAGTGCGGTTGTGGTTCAGCTCAATGTTACGGAGgacagcttctgctgctgcgAACTTAATGGGGTCCCACCCCCCAGCCCAGGCATTTTCCCCCAGTCTGTCAATGTGGTCATCAAGGACAGGCCAGCGGATGCTCTTGGGATGCCATCTTCAAGCAGCGGCATGGCTTCGGAGATCAGCAGCGAGATCTCCACCTCGGAAATGAGCAGCGAGGTGGGGTCCACAGCCTCCGATGAACCTCCGCAGGTAGCCATGAACGAGAGCAGCCCGGCCTACCCCGGGGAGCAGCGCTGCATGCTGCATCCTGTCTGCCTGTCCAACTCCTTCCAGCGGCAGCTCTCCAGCGCCACGTTCTCCAGCGCCTTCTCCGACAATGGCCTCGACAGCGATGACGAGGAGCCAATAGAGGGGGTGTTCACCAACGGCAGCCGTGTGGAAGTGGAGGTGGACATCCATTGCAGCCGAGCGAAGGAGAAGCAGCTTCTCCAAGTGCCTGTGGAAGCCAGTGACGAAGGTATTGTCATCAGTGCCAACGAAGATGAGCCCGGCCTTCCCAAGAAAGCCGAATATTCTGCCACAGGCACAATAGGGCGTCGGAGGGGCAATGGCTCTGTGGCACCCCAAGAGAGAAGCCATAACTTGATTGAAGTTGCAACAGATGCACCGCTTAGAAAAACAGGGGGATATTTTGCTGCTCCGGCACAGCCGGACCCGGATGACCAGTTCATCATCCCACCAGAGCTGGAAGAAGAGGTCAAGGAGATCATGAAACAGCAccaggaacaacaacaacagcagcagcagcagcagcggcaGTACCAGATGGACCATCTGGCAGACTACTACGATACGCCACTATGACCCATTCTAGTGCTTGGAAACGAACAGATGAGGAGATTTGAGTGCAGGACCCAGTGGGTGCACACTACAGCAGGGGTTTCCCTTCCACGTTTCCTTTATatacttccttttctttatcctGCCACTACAGATAACTGCAGCTTTTCGGTTTGTTAGGTTTAATATTCATTGACTTTCTTCTAGAGATGCTTTACCAGTAAAGTTTAAGATAGTTAATCTTCCCTTAACATATCaaatgtaaaaacaacaaaaaaaaataataaaaaggttTAATATATTGCTGAGAAACAGATGATgatgtaatattttttaaaatggcttgtttgttttgtttgaaaagcaGGGCAGTAGCCAGTGCTAAATGATTTAAGTAATATTGTaatactgtatttctttgagagaaaaggctttttttggTCTTGAAAATGATAGACATTTGTAGAATATGGAGACTAACTCCTAGGAGTTGCTTTACTCTTTCAGGTGACTTAAGTCACTGAGATTCACTAATTTTCTCTGAGAGAACAGTTGATTGGGAAATTACTGTAAATAGCTCAGTGTTGTATAGTGATGCTTACATGTTTTGTAGCCTTGGCATTAAGGACACAACCTGAAAAACTGACCTTTTTCTTAAGCAATTCTTTGGGCCGTGGTCATTGAGCATAGCGAACAGAGCGACTGCGTACAAGTTAGCTAGAGTTAGATGGTACAGACCATTGAAAGAAACCCACTTTTTCCTCTGGTCTCTTTCTATTCTTTTACAAACACGTTTTATTTGTGTTCCTTATTGCTGCCACAACCAGCATGATTGTATAGAGCTCATTTGCTGTAGAACATTTACAAACCAAGAGTTATATTAAAGCCGAATGCACAAATGAACATGTCATAATTTTTGTtataataaatatgaaatttaCAAATGATGTCTGCTTTTGTCTGAATAGCTGAGCAGCAGTCTTCGAGCAGCTTGCTGTAGATCATTATCATACCACAGTCTGTTTAGACTGCGGCGGGTTAAAACTTTTCCATCTCAGTGTATGCTTTTTCTTACAGTAACTGCAGAACCTCACGTGTACTCTTAGAAATTTTAGCAAGGAAGTCATCCAGTGGCTGTGCAAAATGCCCTTAAGAGATGCTGGACAACAATGAGGAATTAGCataattcttttgtttctcagtaCAAATGGAGCACTATCGATTTGCCCTTCACCATAGTATTGACAATATCAGAAGACTGAAGAGGAGCGGTGCCCTGAATCTATGCCATTGGGACTGAGCAAGTGAAGGTAGGGATGATGAAGGGATAGGGGCTAAGAAAGGGAGCAAGAAAACACAGGATatgagaggggaggaaaaattGAAGGTGGGGAAGAGCTCAAAGTTAAATACATAAACTCAGATTTGGTTGTACATGTTAAATGAGTGGCAGTTTGATAGCAAAAGGGCATTTCTTTGTGAATCCTGCAGGAAAGGACCCTCACCCTTCCTCAGTGTTGCCTCCAAcaaactttcttttcctcctcagtTTCTAAAGATGAGGTGCAGATGGCCAAAACTGAGAGCACACTGAAGCCGCCTGCTTACAGCATGGTCCCTTTTAGAACTGCATTCCTAAGTCAGAGCTTTTGTAGCATTGAAGTGACAGGATTTGGGCAGAGCATTTCTCGTCTGTCTGAAGAAGACATTTGTATTAGTGGTCTGTCTCAACAAGTCACAGTGTGAGGGATTGATGCGTTCATAGGGCCTTCTTGTTCCCCTTCCTGTAACTGGATCAATAGGTTGGCTGTCTGGGAACATCTCTGGagaattcagtgtttttaagCAGGGTGAAGGGTATTTTGTTCCAGTTTTAAAGGGGAATTTGGAAAACAAGGTACAGTTTTTGCAACTTACGACTTTTCTCGACATCTCTGCCCTCTTTCACAAAGGATGTTAATGTATTCTTATCTGGTGAGCACTGGAGCTGAGGTCACTGACTTCATTTCAGAGCATTACTTGTACGTGAGTTTATGGTAAAGTGTGCAGTGTGTTTTAGACAGTTTGAGCAATCAGGAATTACCTGACTTGAAAATTTGTTAGCAGAATTGGGATTGCTGTAGCAGGGGTAAGGCAAAGGGgctgcagagaagggaaggcttTTGACTGAAGGAAACGTAGAGCCATAGAGCCACACTACCTTTATAATCAAACGTTTTGAGTCCTCTGAAAGTTGCCAGCAGCCGTATCTATGACAAACAAATGCACGGACAGGAGGAGGTAGATAGCTGGAGGCAGAAAAATGAACATGGTTGCATTGTTTGCCTTAAGATAACTTTATATAGGAAGATATGATGGTATTGAGGAGATACTCTTTGCTTGCATGCAAGTCTTTTTTGTGGCataaaagctttttcattttgctttctgccaTAGTGCTCTTACATAATGCGTTTTGTTGTGCATGAGCAACCCGTTGGCATGAATGCTTGTGCATTCAGAGCAGGGGCTCCTCATTGGTAACcagtgctgtggtgctgctgccttcctgtgGCTTATTGCTTTCGGAATGAGCAAAATATCTGCAGAGTATCTCCCTCATTACTGGAGATAGTTGTGCTGCTACTGCAGTGCCCCATATGTTATCTTTTAAGCATTCTCTTTGTAATGATCTCAGCCTTCTTGATAGCCGTTGTGCTTTCAACTCATACACATCATGTTCTAGCAAATTGTACGTGTGTATTTTCCAAAGCGTGATGCTGTCACTTCGGAAGCACATCCAGGAGGGAGTAGGCGTTACTGAGGTGTCACGCACCTTCAGAAGTCATTCCTTAAGAATTCCCCTGACGCCAGCTGTTCTCTAGTGATATCTGAATGGATAGCCTTCGTGTTCAGAG
Coding sequences within:
- the LOC104917134 gene encoding PH domain leucine-rich repeat-containing protein phosphatase 1-like is translated as QLFLISTHNTCFSVEEQSVFCLNSRKLGTAGQKLGGSAVLCHIKHDPMDPGGCFTLTSANVGKCQTVLCRNGKPLPLSRCYVMSCEEELKRIKQHKAIITEDGKVNGVTDSTRILGYTFLHPSVVPRPHVQSITLTPQDEFFILGSKGLWDSLSMDEAVEAVRNVPDALAAAKKLCTLAQSYGCNDSISAVVVQLNVTEDSFCCCELNGVPPPSPGIFPQSVNVVIKDRPADALGMPSSSSGMASEISSEISTSEMSSEVGSTASDEPPQVAMNESSPAYPGEQRCMLHPVCLSNSFQRQLSSATFSSAFSDNGLDSDDEEPIEGVFTNGSRVEVEVDIHCSRAKEKQLLQVPVEASDEGIVISANEDEPGLPKKAEYSATGTIGRRRGNGSVAPQERSHNLIEVATDAPLRKTGGYFAAPAQPDPDDQFIIPPELEEEVKEIMKQHQEQQQQQQQQQRQYQMDHLADYYDTPL